In the Geitlerinema sp. PCC 9228 genome, one interval contains:
- a CDS encoding biotin/lipoate A/B protein ligase family protein, with protein MAQKPSVWRLIPWLKASGQVQMAIDRWLLQQQIQGSSMPTLRFYTWYPPTISLGYHQRYWDRAWNDILYEGIPLDSVRRPTGGRAVLHQGDLTYAVAVPSMEGKTMEIYQHLCEFLIAGWRSLGVSLEYGQAGRNYIRNDNCFATSTGADLVLENGAKFIGSAQVRKETSVLQHGSMLLNPDKELFAEVFGQDAIASLPDWKFIVSHAESLKSKSFENAIAIVIDALTSAAARSFGIELVTQPLSESEWVEIFQWQTQFDR; from the coding sequence ATGGCGCAAAAACCCTCTGTTTGGCGTTTGATTCCTTGGTTGAAAGCCTCCGGTCAGGTGCAAATGGCAATTGACCGGTGGCTTTTGCAGCAGCAAATTCAGGGTAGTAGCATGCCGACGCTGCGGTTTTATACCTGGTATCCACCGACGATTTCTTTGGGATACCACCAACGGTATTGGGATCGAGCGTGGAACGATATTCTTTATGAAGGGATTCCTTTGGATAGCGTGCGGCGACCCACCGGCGGTCGTGCTGTTTTGCATCAGGGTGATTTAACCTATGCTGTTGCTGTTCCCAGTATGGAAGGCAAAACTATGGAAATTTACCAGCATCTTTGTGAGTTTTTGATAGCTGGTTGGCGATCGCTTGGTGTATCTTTAGAATACGGACAAGCAGGGCGCAATTACATTCGCAACGATAACTGTTTTGCCACCAGTACGGGTGCCGATTTGGTATTGGAAAACGGCGCTAAATTTATTGGCAGTGCCCAGGTGCGCAAGGAAACATCGGTTTTGCAGCACGGTTCCATGCTGTTAAATCCCGATAAAGAGTTATTTGCAGAAGTTTTTGGACAAGATGCTATTGCTTCGCTTCCTGATTGGAAATTTATCGTTTCTCATGCCGAATCTCTGAAATCGAAAAGTTTTGAGAATGCGATCGCGATCGTTATCGACGCACTAACATCAGCCGCTGCCCGTTCTTTTGGTATAGAATTGGTGACGCAACCTTTATCAGAATCAGAATGGGTGGAAATTTTCCAATGGCAAACGCAATTCGACCGGTAG
- a CDS encoding DUF2207 domain-containing protein: protein MAFMKTIFVMFVFILIPLLVWIWICRRVWLSAKQTLCFSKQSPVYCTEPPGNLSPAAVAYLHRNTDLQTLFFIGFLSTAIKGGFQIEKYEYKNLFFKSQGFILHKRTPKAILSSEEEKILGVLKIGPKSKQLSHYYWNHFCNAKDAFKEDIQRTLRDSIFPKYKQSENMIWSAIFLAVFMGWVAANVWLPAIVASLMVIMAVIPVVRSLRAPTAEGRELLNRVAGFQKYLLQEIDRAKNGQLSPNFLESYLPYAFAVNITTNKKLKEIVKKLPANRKTASENFYLQTWCIKCSNQRIKFSELPDFIDNLFGELEAACSPKKGAPTHPKVATVIGGDGGGGGGGDGGRDRI from the coding sequence ATGGCTTTCATGAAAACCATTTTTGTCATGTTCGTGTTTATTTTAATTCCCTTATTGGTTTGGATTTGGATATGCCGGCGCGTCTGGCTATCAGCAAAGCAAACGTTATGCTTTTCCAAACAGTCTCCTGTTTACTGCACGGAACCACCCGGAAATTTATCTCCAGCTGCTGTAGCTTATCTTCATAGAAATACGGATTTGCAGACTTTATTTTTTATTGGATTTCTCAGTACAGCTATTAAAGGTGGTTTTCAAATCGAAAAATACGAATACAAGAATTTATTTTTTAAATCGCAAGGATTTATCTTGCACAAGCGAACTCCCAAAGCAATTTTGTCCTCAGAAGAAGAAAAAATTTTAGGAGTTTTAAAAATTGGTCCGAAATCCAAGCAGCTATCCCATTATTATTGGAACCATTTTTGTAATGCCAAAGATGCTTTCAAAGAAGACATACAAAGAACTTTAAGAGACTCAATTTTTCCAAAATACAAACAATCTGAGAACATGATTTGGTCTGCTATTTTTCTAGCGGTCTTTATGGGATGGGTGGCGGCAAACGTTTGGCTACCTGCGATTGTTGCCAGTCTAATGGTAATTATGGCTGTTATTCCAGTTGTTCGTAGTTTGAGAGCACCCACAGCAGAAGGTCGAGAACTTCTCAACCGAGTTGCTGGTTTTCAAAAGTACTTGCTGCAAGAAATAGATCGAGCGAAAAACGGACAACTCTCGCCAAATTTTTTAGAATCCTACCTTCCCTATGCTTTTGCTGTTAACATTACTACCAATAAAAAGTTAAAAGAAATCGTCAAAAAACTGCCAGCCAATAGAAAAACAGCAAGCGAAAATTTTTATTTACAAACTTGGTGTATCAAGTGCTCAAATCAGAGAATTAAGTTTTCCGAATTACCTGATTTTATAGATAATTTATTTGGAGAATTGGAGGCAGCATGTTCGCCAAAAAAAGGTGCCCCTACTCATCCCAAGGTAGCTACAGTTATTGGTGGCGATGGTGGCGGTGGTGGCGGTGGCGATGGTGGTCGCGATCGCATTTAA
- a CDS encoding radical SAM protein, which produces MAPLVANYYLTYRCNARCHFCNIWQQPAPPEADLATIRDNLRDLRRLGVKYVDFTGGEPLLRRDVADIYAQAKQLGFATSLTTNTMLYPQKAREMQGLVDFLNFSLDGADATTHNQSRGVPLFNKVIESVKIARDLGEYPVLNHTVTAQNYQNLADVATLARELGVRVWLNPAFTAHESYDASKNPTGDIVDAIANIARKFPNVGYNRAALAFIQAGGNDTENPRCKAIDAAIAISPDNQLLLPCYHFAQDSLPIEGNLYDLYRQSATVEKHRQLQGKLPVCEGCTIWCSLVPSFFKGFDKYWFLNASSYIREFLARKITS; this is translated from the coding sequence ATGGCTCCTCTCGTTGCCAACTACTATTTAACCTACAGATGCAACGCCCGCTGTCATTTTTGCAATATCTGGCAACAACCGGCACCTCCCGAAGCCGATTTGGCAACCATTCGGGATAATTTGCGAGATTTGCGGCGTTTGGGAGTAAAATATGTAGATTTTACCGGGGGAGAACCCCTGTTGCGGCGGGATGTAGCCGATATTTATGCCCAAGCCAAACAACTGGGTTTTGCCACCAGCTTGACCACCAATACCATGCTCTATCCCCAAAAAGCACGAGAAATGCAAGGTTTGGTGGATTTTCTCAATTTTTCCCTCGATGGTGCCGATGCCACCACCCACAACCAATCACGGGGAGTGCCGCTATTCAATAAAGTGATTGAATCGGTAAAAATTGCCCGAGATTTGGGGGAATATCCCGTTCTCAACCATACGGTAACCGCACAAAACTACCAAAATTTGGCAGATGTGGCGACTTTGGCACGGGAGTTGGGGGTGCGGGTTTGGCTCAATCCCGCGTTTACTGCCCACGAATCCTACGATGCTAGCAAAAATCCCACTGGCGATATTGTAGATGCGATCGCGAACATTGCCCGCAAGTTTCCCAATGTCGGCTACAACCGTGCGGCGTTGGCGTTTATTCAAGCTGGTGGCAACGATACCGAAAATCCCCGCTGCAAAGCCATCGATGCCGCGATCGCGATTTCCCCAGATAACCAACTGCTGCTACCTTGTTACCATTTTGCCCAAGATTCCCTGCCCATCGAAGGCAATCTTTACGATTTGTATCGGCAATCGGCAACTGTGGAAAAACACCGCCAGCTTCAAGGAAAATTACCAGTTTGCGAAGGATGCACCATTTGGTGTTCTCTGGTTCCTAGCTTTTTCAAAGGGTTCGATAAATATTGGTTTTTAAATGCCAGCAGCTATATTCGCGAGTTTTTGGCTCGAAAAATAACTAGCTAA
- a CDS encoding M48 family metallopeptidase translates to MPTEKIQLVGLKAHRFRHPLDLEATQAMSQIPGIDWLVRSLLGSVGEEYFYLDNIASSILVGEQQLPHLHNLLLDACACLDLEPPNLYVKQHPAPNAYTFAMRGKKPFVVLHTSLMEMLTPAEIQAVIAHELGHLKCEHGVFLTLANLLVLAANQLPNWGALLAEGMQEQILAWLRCAEFTCDRSALLATQNPRTVMSVLMKLAGGSPSLSQQLNLDAFIAQARAYDDIDRSELGAMLKEMHASQLTHPVPVLRAREIQRWSESPTYLSLLKSYR, encoded by the coding sequence AAATTCAGCTGGTGGGGTTAAAAGCCCATCGATTTCGCCACCCCTTGGATTTGGAAGCTACCCAAGCCATGAGCCAAATTCCCGGCATCGATTGGCTAGTGCGTAGTTTGCTGGGCTCGGTGGGAGAAGAATATTTCTATTTAGATAATATTGCTTCTAGCATCTTGGTCGGCGAGCAACAACTGCCCCACCTGCACAATTTACTGTTGGATGCTTGTGCTTGCTTGGATTTAGAACCCCCCAACTTATACGTCAAGCAACACCCCGCTCCCAACGCCTATACCTTTGCCATGCGCGGGAAAAAGCCATTTGTGGTGTTGCACACCTCCCTCATGGAAATGCTCACCCCAGCAGAAATCCAAGCTGTCATTGCCCACGAGCTGGGTCATTTAAAATGCGAACATGGGGTATTTTTAACCCTCGCCAATTTGCTGGTATTGGCAGCCAATCAACTGCCCAATTGGGGCGCTTTGCTGGCAGAAGGAATGCAAGAACAAATTTTAGCGTGGTTGCGCTGTGCTGAATTTACCTGCGATCGCTCGGCGTTGCTAGCTACCCAAAACCCGCGCACCGTCATGTCGGTGTTAATGAAACTCGCCGGTGGTTCTCCCAGCTTATCGCAGCAGCTGAATTTGGATGCCTTCATTGCCCAAGCAAGAGCTTACGACGACATCGACCGCAGCGAACTGGGTGCCATGCTCAAGGAAATGCACGCTTCCCAGCTTACCCACCCAGTGCCCGTTTTGCGCGCCCGGGAAATTCAACGCTGGTCGGAAAGTCCTACCTATCTTTCCCTGCTCAAATCTTATCGTTGA
- a CDS encoding YbjN domain-containing protein: protein MYDDENLNEELEVVNYVDEIETVIASMAADQKYMTGQSESGDHAWKFKYGTVEVYVRLTGETEEDVLSVWSPVLTLPANKEAELFRRLLELNWSSTLEACYALFDNQIVVLSSRTVADLNPGEISRAITIVATIADDMDEPLQEEFGKA from the coding sequence ATGTATGACGACGAAAATTTGAACGAAGAATTGGAAGTCGTCAACTACGTAGACGAAATCGAAACCGTCATTGCCAGCATGGCAGCCGACCAAAAATACATGACAGGTCAAAGCGAAAGCGGCGACCATGCCTGGAAATTTAAATACGGTACTGTAGAAGTATACGTGCGACTGACCGGCGAAACGGAAGAAGATGTTCTCAGCGTTTGGTCTCCGGTTTTGACGTTGCCTGCCAACAAAGAAGCCGAACTGTTTCGTCGCTTGTTGGAGCTAAACTGGTCGAGTACTTTAGAAGCTTGTTACGCTCTGTTTGACAATCAAATTGTTGTCTTGTCGTCTCGCACAGTTGCCGATTTGAATCCGGGAGAAATTTCTCGGGCAATTACCATTGTAGCCACCATTGCCGACGACATGGACGAACCACTGCAAGAAGAATTTGGCAAAGCGTAA